DNA from Deltaproteobacteria bacterium:
ATTGAATTTTCCGAAGCTCTTAAAGAATTCACCGATTTGTGTAGCTGGATCCATGACGCCTCTTCCTTTTTTAAAACTCACTAAAAATTTCTTTGATACTTTTGCGTAGAACTTCGCGCCCGTTTTGCTCGAGAATGTTTCCGTGGTTGACGATGATGCGCTCGAAATCGAGGGCAAGAATCTGTCGGAAGGTTTCAAGCAAAGCGGACTTATCCTTCGTAAAAATCCACTTCAACGCGCGCGTTGGTCCGAATCTTCCACCAACTTTGTTCCAACCCATAATGACTTTCTCGAGGCCATGATAGACGTCAGGCATGTTAAATGCCAAATCGGTTAAGATCAGCGTCTTACTCGGGCGATGTAGGAACACAGCCTCTTGAATCGAGGTTCCTTTCGATGGCAAATAGAGGAGTTCATGTGCCAGTTCCTCAGGGAATTCCAGTTCAGTATCAAGTGCCTGATGCCCGGCTTTCTTAAAGTCCGCAAGTTTGCTAGCCGGAACAAATAGCGTGGCGTCGGGAAACTGCGTTTTCATCCAACCAGCATCTGAAGTGTGAAACACATTTGGCGCAACGATGAAAGCGACCTTGCCAAGCGAGCTTATCCAGTCGAGATCGTGTTTTCGTAAGTGAATCGCATTATGAATAAGAATTCGCCCATCTAGGAGCCGAACGATGGTCATGCGCCTGGCGAACTTTGTTCGCCACTCTCCGGTGACCTCCCAGAGGTGGGAGTCGAGTTGGCGAGGAGCATGATAGCTAAACTTAGGTTCCGTTCGTTGAGAGTCTGGCATTGGTCTATCGTTCATGAAGCTAACGCACATTGCAATGCGGAAATACCTATTGAGGGCGTGTGCTTATGCAGTCATCGTTTCAAAGTAGAACATGAAAAATGAAGACTTTTTGACGACTCTTGTCACGAAGACCGCTTAGTGTTAAAATAACACTAAGTCAAAAGGGAATCAGATAACTTGTCCGGAGGAAAAATGAATTCCATGACCTCGTTGTACCGACAGAACCTCTCGCTCCTGACAGACTTTTACCAACTTACGATGGTTTATGCTGCTTGGAAGAACGGACAGGCGGCCAAGAAGATCGGTGTTTTCGACCTCTACTTTCGAAATAATCCCTTTAAGAGTGGATTTGCCGTCGGGTGCGGACTCTCTTCTGTCGTCGATTTTGTGGAAAGTTTCAAAATTACTCCCGACGACTGTAAGTACCTGGCGAGCCTGAATAGTTCCGATGGGAAGCCAATGTTTGAAGCGGACTTCCTGAAGTTTCTCGAAGCAATCCGACTTGAAATAGACATCGACGCCATTGAAGAGGGGCGAATCGTCTTTGCGAACGAACCCATGCTGCGGGTGACTGGTCCAATCTGGCAATGTCAGCTTTTAGAGACGCCGTTTTTAAATATGATGAATTTTGAAACCTTGATTGCGACGAAGGCTGCGCGGGTAAAAGAAGCGGCAGGGTCGGCACAAGTTTTGGAATTTGGCCTAAGGCGGGCACAGGGAATCGATGGTGGCCTAGCAGCAGCACGTGCGGCCTATATCGGTGGCGTGGACGCGACATCGAATATTCTCGCAGGAAAAATCTATGGAATTCCGCTTCGAGGCACTCATGCCCATAGCTGGGTGATGTCTTTTGACACGGAAATGGAAGCTTTCGAAAAGTTCGCAGACGCTATGCCTGGCAACTGTATATTTTTGGTCGACACTTACAACACGCTCGACGGGGTTCGAAACGCGATCGAAGTCGGAAAAAAAATGAAAGCCAAGGGTCAGAAATTGCTTGGCATCCGACTTGATTCAGGTGATTTGGCTTACCTCAGCGCAGAGGCCAGAAAGATGCTAGATGCAGCTGGTCTGACCGACGCGAAAATCGTCGCGTCCAACGATCTCGATGAAAATCTTATCCAGGATCTTAACTTTCAGGGTGCAAAGATCGACATCTGGGGAATCGGAACCAAGCTAGTGACCGGATACGACCAGCCTTCGCTGGGCGGAGTATTCAAACTTGTCGCGATGAAAGACAACGAAAGCAATAAAGAGTGGAAGTACAGAATCAAACTCTCCGAGCAAATCGCCAAAGTGACGACCCCTGGCGTGCACCAAGTGCGCCGATATATCGGCACTGACGGGCTGTTAGGTGACATGATTTTCGACGAGCGATATCCGCCTGCGAAAACAAGTCAAATTATCGTCGATCCACTCGATCCGACTCGAAGAAAAGATTTTTCTGACTTTTTGAATTACGAAAACTTATTGAAGCCAGTCGTGCGAAAGGGAAAAGTCGTCATAGCGGCCGATGAGTTCGATCTCGAAAAAATAAGGAAGCGTCGAGCGGATGACATTCAGCGACTTCATCCGACGATTAAGCGTTTCCTAAACCCCCACGCTTATCCAGTTGGTCTTGAGTTAGGATTGCACAACCTAAAAAGTGAAATGGTCCTAGAACGTCGAGGTTTTAAAGTATGAGTCAGCTTATCAACCAGCAATCAGGTCTGATCTTCTCGACACAAATGTACCAGTATCTGGCGCAGGAAATGTTGGCTATTGCGAAAGGTTATGAACAAGGCGAAATCGAGTCGCGATCTTTTCCGGACGGGGAAAGATACATGCGTGTTGTGTCCAGCGTTCGTGGGCAGGACGTTTTGTTGATAGGCGGCACGGTGAACGACGGCGCGACGCTTGATCTGTTTGACCTCGCCTGCGCACTAGCTGGAACTGGCTGTCGAAGTCTGAAAGTGATTGTCCCGTTTTATGGTTATTCAACAATGGAGCGAGCTGTAAAGCCCGGCGAAGTTGTCAAAGCGAAAACGCGAGCTCGTATTCTGTCAGCGATTCCGATTGCTCCCTTCGGCAACGAAGTAATGATGCTTGATTTGCACTCGGAAGGGATTCCATTTTATTTCGAAGGGCCTGTAAAAACGAGGCACGTCTATGCAAAGTCGCTCGTGACGGCAGAGGCGCGGCGGTTGGCGGGCGGACGAGATTTTGTTCTTGGTGCGCCGGATGCTGGACGTGCGAAGTGGGTTGAATCGTTGGCCAACGATCTTGGAGTACCGGCAGCGTTTGTTTACAAGCGCCGAGCTGCCAATGGCGAAGTCTCGCTTTCGGGCGTGAATCTTCCAATCAAGGGTGTTGACGTTGTGATTTACGACGACATGATTCGCACGGGCGGATCGATCCTTCAAGCAGCAAAGGCCTACAGAGAAGCTGGAGCAAAGCGTATTTCGTTGATTTCAACACATGGTCTTTTCACAAACGGCGCACTGGAAAAGATTCGGCAGAGCGGATTGATTGAAGCGGTCTCTGTGACTAACAGTCATCCGGAAGCGCTCGCCGCAAAGGCGGCCGATAAAAACGGATTTCTAAACATTCTTTCAACCGCCAAACTTTTTGTCGAAAACTTGAAAGGAAGTCACGATGCTCATGCTTAAAGCAGCCGGAGTTGCGCTCAATCAAACTCCCTTTGATTGGAAAGGAAATCGAGCACGAATTCACCAAGCGCTTGAAGAAGCTAGAAAGCAAAGTGCAACGATCGTCTGTCTTCCTGAATTGTGTATCACTGGCTATGGCTGCGAGGACGCTTTTTTTAATCCGCACCTTCAGGAATCGGCTTTGCGAGAACTTTTTGATCTGGCCCCGATGACCAAAGGGTTGGTCGCCTCAGTCGGGCTTCCGGTTCGGCACAAAGGGGTTTTGTTCAATACCACGGCGTTAGTAGTGGACGGTGTGGTTCGCGGCTTTGTGCCGAAGAAAGCTTTGGCTGGAGACGGAGTTCACTATGAGCCGCGTTGGTTTAAGGCGTGGCAAACAGATCGCGTTAGCGAAATGGAAATTTCAGGCAAGAGCTATCCGTTTGGCGACATTCATTTCGACGTTAGCGGAATTAAAATTGGTTTTGAAATTTGTGAAGAGGCTTGGGTTGCGCATCGTCCAGGCGCTGCCTTAGCAAGACGAGCCGTCGACATCATTCTAAACCCTAGTGCCAGCCATTTTGCCTTCGGAAAACTTCAAGTTCGAACTCAATTCGTCTGCGAAGGTTCGAGGGCCTTCAATGTGGGCTATGTGTATAGCAATCTCATAGGCAATGAAGCTGGTCGAATCGTCTATGACGGAGGCGTATTGATTGCTAATGGTGGAACGCTAGTCGCGCAGGGACCGCGTTTTTCCTATAAAGACGTTGAAGTGACTTCGGCGTGTCTTGATCTCGATCGCAACCGTGTTACGAGAGAACGCACTTCAAGCTACGTGCCTGATCTTAGCGAGGCCGGAGCTTCATGTGTAAAAGTAGATTTCAAAGTTCCCAATGCTAAATTGGAAGTTCCGACGCTGAAGGTTTCGAAATGGGAGGAGTCGCCGAATTTGAAGGCCGAAGAGTTTTCACGCGCCGTTGCCTTGGGACTATTCGATTTTTTGAGAAAAAGTGGCCAACAAGGTTTCGTCGTATCACTTAGCGGAGGACTTGATTCGGCTGCAGTTTCAATATTGTGCCGAATGAGTCTTGATTTCGCAGAAGAAGAGCTTGGATTCTCGGGTTTGATGGCGAAGCTTTCACACCTTAAATTTAAAGTGCCGTCTAAGTCAGTTGATGATTTAGCAAAGCAGTTGATTACCTGTGCTTATCAATCGAGTGAGAATAGCACTGTTGCGACAAGAGAAGCAGCTAGGAAGATTGCGGAAGATCTCAAGGTCACTTTCTATGATTGGTCGATCGAACCACTGCTGAAGGAGTACCGAAGCCTCGCAGAAGTGTCGATCGAGACGAAGCTCAATTGGAAAGATCACGACATTGCACTTCAAAATATTCAGGCGCGCGTTCGAGGGCCTTCCATCTGGATGATCGCAAATCTTAAAAATGCGCTACTGCTTGCTACGAGCAATCGTTCCGAGGCGGCTGTCGGCTATGCAACGATGGATGGCGATACGTGTGGGGGCATAAGTCCAATCGGTGGAATCGATAAAGCCTATTTGAGAAAATGGGCACAGTGGTTAGAAACAGATGGTCCGCTTGGCATACGTAGTTTTAAGTCGATCTCGAGCGTGACTAAAATTCCACCGACGGCAGAGCTAAGACCGCACGACAAAAAGCAAACAGACGAAGACGATTTGATGCCATATGAAGTTTTGGATCAAATCGAACGCTTTGCGATTCGCGATCACAAGTCTCCTGTCGAAGTCTTTCAAGCTTTGCAATCCATTAAGACCGGGTATCAGGATTCTAATCTGAAAGACTGGACAGCGAAGTTCTTTCGTCTTTGGAGTCGCAACCAGTGGAAACGTGAGCGCTATGCGCCAGCCTTTCATTTAGACGATGAGAGCTTGGACCCCAAAACTTGGTGTCGGTTTCCGATTCTATCGAGTGGGTTTGCGCAGGAACTCGAGGAACTTGAGCGATGGACTTAACGAAGTATCCTCGTCCTTCGGTCGCAGTGGATTTGGTCGTTTTCGGCTATCAGAACCGGAAGCTAAGTCTTCTTTTGATCGAACGGGGTGCTGCGCCGTTCAAAGGCATGTGGGCGCTGCCCGGCGGTTTTGTCCGCGAAGACGAGAGTATAGAAGAGGCCGCTAAACGTGAATTGAAGGAAGAGGCAGGCCTAGGTGACGTGTATCTCGAGCAGCTTTACACCTTTGGAGCGCTCGACCGTGATCCGCGTGGCCGAGTGATCTCGGTGGCTTATTTTGCTTTGGTAAAACCGGAAGATCACCGCCCTGTAGCTGATACAGATGCGGCCAATGCGAAGTGGTGCCCGATTG
Protein-coding regions in this window:
- a CDS encoding nicotinate phosphoribosyltransferase; the encoded protein is MTSLYRQNLSLLTDFYQLTMVYAAWKNGQAAKKIGVFDLYFRNNPFKSGFAVGCGLSSVVDFVESFKITPDDCKYLASLNSSDGKPMFEADFLKFLEAIRLEIDIDAIEEGRIVFANEPMLRVTGPIWQCQLLETPFLNMMNFETLIATKAARVKEAAGSAQVLEFGLRRAQGIDGGLAAARAAYIGGVDATSNILAGKIYGIPLRGTHAHSWVMSFDTEMEAFEKFADAMPGNCIFLVDTYNTLDGVRNAIEVGKKMKAKGQKLLGIRLDSGDLAYLSAEARKMLDAAGLTDAKIVASNDLDENLIQDLNFQGAKIDIWGIGTKLVTGYDQPSLGGVFKLVAMKDNESNKEWKYRIKLSEQIAKVTTPGVHQVRRYIGTDGLLGDMIFDERYPPAKTSQIIVDPLDPTRRKDFSDFLNYENLLKPVVRKGKVVIAADEFDLEKIRKRRADDIQRLHPTIKRFLNPHAYPVGLELGLHNLKSEMVLERRGFKV
- the nadE gene encoding NAD(+) synthase, whose product is MLMLKAAGVALNQTPFDWKGNRARIHQALEEARKQSATIVCLPELCITGYGCEDAFFNPHLQESALRELFDLAPMTKGLVASVGLPVRHKGVLFNTTALVVDGVVRGFVPKKALAGDGVHYEPRWFKAWQTDRVSEMEISGKSYPFGDIHFDVSGIKIGFEICEEAWVAHRPGAALARRAVDIILNPSASHFAFGKLQVRTQFVCEGSRAFNVGYVYSNLIGNEAGRIVYDGGVLIANGGTLVAQGPRFSYKDVEVTSACLDLDRNRVTRERTSSYVPDLSEAGASCVKVDFKVPNAKLEVPTLKVSKWEESPNLKAEEFSRAVALGLFDFLRKSGQQGFVVSLSGGLDSAAVSILCRMSLDFAEEELGFSGLMAKLSHLKFKVPSKSVDDLAKQLITCAYQSSENSTVATREAARKIAEDLKVTFYDWSIEPLLKEYRSLAEVSIETKLNWKDHDIALQNIQARVRGPSIWMIANLKNALLLATSNRSEAAVGYATMDGDTCGGISPIGGIDKAYLRKWAQWLETDGPLGIRSFKSISSVTKIPPTAELRPHDKKQTDEDDLMPYEVLDQIERFAIRDHKSPVEVFQALQSIKTGYQDSNLKDWTAKFFRLWSRNQWKRERYAPAFHLDDESLDPKTWCRFPILSSGFAQELEELERWT
- a CDS encoding ribose-phosphate pyrophosphokinase; amino-acid sequence: MSQLINQQSGLIFSTQMYQYLAQEMLAIAKGYEQGEIESRSFPDGERYMRVVSSVRGQDVLLIGGTVNDGATLDLFDLACALAGTGCRSLKVIVPFYGYSTMERAVKPGEVVKAKTRARILSAIPIAPFGNEVMMLDLHSEGIPFYFEGPVKTRHVYAKSLVTAEARRLAGGRDFVLGAPDAGRAKWVESLANDLGVPAAFVYKRRAANGEVSLSGVNLPIKGVDVVIYDDMIRTGGSILQAAKAYREAGAKRISLISTHGLFTNGALEKIRQSGLIEAVSVTNSHPEALAAKAADKNGFLNILSTAKLFVENLKGSHDAHA
- a CDS encoding NUDIX hydrolase — encoded protein: MDLTKYPRPSVAVDLVVFGYQNRKLSLLLIERGAAPFKGMWALPGGFVREDESIEEAAKRELKEEAGLGDVYLEQLYTFGALDRDPRGRVISVAYFALVKPEDHRPVADTDAANAKWCPIDKLPALAFDHAEIIAMAHKRLRGKIRYEPVGFELLPKLFTLTQLQDIYETILGEQIDKRNFRKKILSFEIIKETDRKLESVPYRAPALYRFEVTKYRKLVRDGFRFEL
- a CDS encoding DUF4336 domain-containing protein gives rise to the protein MPDSQRTEPKFSYHAPRQLDSHLWEVTGEWRTKFARRMTIVRLLDGRILIHNAIHLRKHDLDWISSLGKVAFIVAPNVFHTSDAGWMKTQFPDATLFVPASKLADFKKAGHQALDTELEFPEELAHELLYLPSKGTSIQEAVFLHRPSKTLILTDLAFNMPDVYHGLEKVIMGWNKVGGRFGPTRALKWIFTKDKSALLETFRQILALDFERIIVNHGNILEQNGREVLRKSIKEIFSEF